AAGATTAGCAACAAAAGAAGACATGTCAAGAGTTTATGAACTCATTAAAGAATTGGCAATTTTCGAAAAAGAACCTGATGCAGTCGAAGTTACCGTTAATCAACTTATTGAAGATGGATTTGGTGATGAACCCAAATTTGTTTGTTTTGTAGTTGAGATTGACGATAAAGTCGAAGGTCTGGCTCTTATTTATACAAGATATTCCACTTGGAAAGGCGAAGTTATTCATCTTGAAGATTTAATTGTATCTCAAGCTTTAAGAGGAAAAGGACTTGGCACTGTTTTACTTGATGAAGTCGTAAAATATGGAAAACAAAAAGGCGTAAAACGCATTAGTTGGGAAGTGTTGGATTGGAATGAGTCAGCAATCGAATTTTATGAAAAGAAAGGCGCTAATGTTATGAGAGATTGGGATGTAGTACAAATGGATAGTGCAGCTATTGATAAATATATAAGTAAATTATAAGTGAAAGTTTTCAAATTTGGTGGGGCATCGGTAAAAGATGCAGAAGGTGTAAAAAACGTAGCTACGGTTCTAAAAACAGTAGGTTATGATAATACACTTGTTGTGGTTTCTGCAATGGGAAAAACCACTAACGCTATGGAATTAGTCATCAAAAACTACTTTGAAAATAAAGCTGAATTACAAAGTGCTTTACTAGACGTTAAGAAGTTTCATAATCAAATTTTATTAGACCTTTTTGACAATGAAAGACACCCAGTTTTTGCTAGTGTAAAACGACTGTTTTCAGAACTTGATGCATTTTTAAAAATCAACAAATCTCCGGACTATAATTTTGTTTACGATCAATCGATTGGCTATGGCGAGTTAATTTCGACAACAATAATTAGTTATTATCTTAATGAAATTGGCTTAAAAAATAATTGGTTAGATGTACGTTCATTTATAAAAACCGATAATTATTACAGACGTGCTAATGTAAATTGGGAAGAAACACAAAGCAAAATTATAAAGAATTTTGATACTACCATTTTAAATATTACTCAAGGCTTTTTAGGAAGTGATTCTAACAATTTTACGACCACATTAGGACGAGAAGGTAGTGACTACACAGCTGCTATTTTTGCATATTGTTTAAATGCAACAAGTGTAACTATCTGGAAAGATGTGCCTGGTGTTTTAAATGCCGACCCACGTTATTTTGAAAACGCGCAATTGCTCAATCAAATATCCTACAGAGAAACAATTGAGTTGGCTTTTTATGGCGCTTCTGTGATTCATCCAAAAACGCTTCAACCATTACAACGTAAGGAAATTCCATTGTTTGTAAAATCATTTTTAAATCCTGAAGTAGATGGTACTAGTGTCAGCAAAGGCAAAACATTAACTCCAGAAATTCCATGTTTTATTGTGAAGAAAAATCAAGTTTTAATTTCATTATCATCCTTAGATTTTTCATATATAGTTGAAGAAAATATAAGTGAAATTTTTAGTCTTTTGCATTTATATAAAATGAAGGTAGATGTGATTCAGAATTCGGCGATTAGTTTTTCGGTGTGTTTAGAAAACACTTATAATAATCTTGAAAAATTGCTTCAACATCTTAAAGCAAAATTTAATGTAACATGCCACAAAAACGTAAATCTATATACTATTAGGCATTTTACTGATGAGGCGATTTCAACTCTAGAAAAAGATAAAACCGTGTTGCTTAAACAATTAACCCAAGAAACCGTTCAGATAGTAACTACCTAAACATTTACTACATTTGCTTATATGTCTAAATCATCAAATACAGGGTTAGTATCCGCTAAAGAAGTTGCAAAAGCCATTAACGCTGACAAGTATGGTTTTTTAGGAACTTTTGCAGGATGGATTTTGATGAAAGTTCTAAAAATATCTTCTCTTAACCGTGTTTATAATCGTAATAAACATTTAACAGATCTTGAGTTTTTAGATGGACTTTTGGGCGATTTTCAGATTAAGTTCGAAATTCCTGAAGAAGATTTAAAACGTTTACCAAAAGAAGGACCATATATTACTGTGTCTAATCATCCACTCGGCGGAATAGATGGTATTTTGTTATTAAAATTGATGATTGAACAACGAAGTGATTTCAAAATTATAGCAAATTTTTTATTGCACCGAATTGAACCATTAAAACCCTACATAATGCCAGTCAATCCTTTTGAAGACAGAAAGGATGCTGCAAGTAGTATTTCTGGATTTAAAAATGCAATAATGCATTTACGTGACGGTCATCCACTTGGGGTATTTCCAGCAGGAGAAGTGTCCACATACAAAGATGGAAAATTAGTCGTTGATAAGCCATGGGAAGATGCTGCCATGAAATTGATTCAAAAAGCTGAAGTGCCAGTTGTCCCCATTTACTTTCATGCCAAAAATAGCCGACTGTTTTACAGACTTTCAAAAATCAGTGATACACTTAGAACTGCCAAATTACCTTCAGAATTACTAACACAAAAGCGTCGTGTGATTAAAGTAAGAATTGGTAAACCGATTTCTGTAAAGGACCAAAAAGAGCATTCTGGTTTAAAAGATTTTTCAGATTTTATTAGACAGAAAACTTACATGTTATCCAGAGCTTTTGAAGATAAGCCAAAGATATTAGACAACCTTCAATCGCAATTAAAAGTGCCAAAACAAGCTAAACGAATCGTAACACCAGTAGACTCTGAGGTTATGATTGACGAGGTTGAGGCTCTTAAAGAAAAAGATTGCCGTCTTTTGACTAGTAAAAATTACGAAGTGTATTTGGCTTCTGCTAACGATATTCCTAATGTTTTAAGAGAGATAGGGCGACTTCGTGAAATTACGTTTAGAGAAGTAGGTGAAGGCACAAATGAATCTATTGATTTAGATAATTTTGACACCTATTACCACCATATGTTTTTATGGGATAGTGAAGCAAAAGTCATAGCAGGTGCATACCGAATGGGATTAGGCTCGAAGATTTTTGCTGCTCACGGTATAGATGGTTTCTATCTACAGGATTTATTCCGTTTTGAGCCAGAACTCTATAAAATGATGAGTCAATCAATAGAAATGGGACGTGCTTTTATCATTAAAGAGTACCAACAGAAACCAATGCCTTTATTCTTATTATGGAAAGGTATTGTACATACAACATTACGTTTCCCAGAGCACAAATATTTAATTGGTGGCGTGAGTATTAGTAATCAGTTTTCAAATTTCTCAAAGAGTTTAATGATTGAGTTTATGAAATCTCATTACTATGACCCATACGTTGCACAATATGTTCATCCTAAAAAAGAATTTAAGGTAAAGCTTAAGGATGCCGACAAAGACTTTGTTTTTGATGCTACTGAAGCCGACTTAAACAAATTTGATAAGATTATCGATGAAGTAGAACCAGGAGCTTTAAGGCTTCCTGTTTTACTGAAAAAGTATATTAAGCAGAATGCTAAACTAGTTGCATTTAATGTCGATCCACTATTCAATAATGCGGTTGATGGCCTCATGTATATTAAAATTGCTGACTTACCAGAAAGTACGGTTAGACCAGTAATGGAAGAGTTTCAAGCAGAGCTAGAACGAAAATTCATGGATAATAATGACAAGTAAAATTTATTTTATTTTACTTCTTTTTGCTTCTTTAACTACGTATGCTCAAACTTTAAAAGGTAAAGTTTTTGATGCTATAACAAAAGTACCATTAGAGTCTGTTTCTGTCTATTTTGACAATACCACAATCGGTACAACAACAAATGATTTAGGTGAATTTTCTATAACGTATAATGATGCCGTACAGTCCACCTTAGTGATATCTTTTTTAGGATACGACAAAGTTTTTATTAGAGATTACCGTCAGAAAAAGAATATTATAATAGAGCTCAAAGAAGCTGTTGCTCAATTGGACGAAGTTGTAATAAATACTGATGACGGGATGTCCCGTGAAATGAAATTAAAGTGGTTTCGAAAAGAGTTTCTGGGAAAGTCAAGCAACGGAAAATCTTGTAAAATCCTCAACGAAAAAGATATCAAACTTCGTTTTGATAAGAGAAAAAGAACAATTACAGCATGGAGCAATAAACCAATTATAATCAAGAATAAAAACCTGCAATACGAAATAAGCTTTGATATAATAGATTTTGAAATACAATTAGGAAGTTTTAATGCTTCCTCAGTGATGTACACAGGAACTTGTTTTTTTAAAGATTTAGATATAAAACAAACAAAAAAAATAAGTCGTAAAAGAGAAAAGACTTATGAAGGCTCAGTACAACATTTTGTTCGTGCTTTGTATAATAAAGATTTAGCTGCGCAAGATTATGTTTTTGGAAAAAAAGGATTTATTGTAAAGCCTTACGATTTTTTTACAATTTCTAAAGCAGATTCAGAAGGTCTTAAAAGGGTTAAACTTTTGGATAACAGCTTGGATATCTATTATAAAGATGTTCAAGAATCCGTCATAGAAACTACCATTTCAGAATTTCAAATAGATAAATACGGTAATTATATGCCGATACAAAATGTACTTTTTGGAGGCTATTTAGGAAGACAAAGAGTTGGCGATGCGTTACCTCTAGATTATGGTCTATCTAAAAACTAAAAGAACTCAAATTTTTTTTGAGCTCTTTAGATTTTATTTAAATAAAAATTATAAAGCTTTAAACCATTCTTGGAATTGGTTTCCTAATAAAAAAGAAGGTTTCTTATCTCCGCTTAATGAGCCAATTAAGCTCATAATCCATGCTACAAGAATCAATAAACCTAGAGCCCATCCTACAATCGGAATCCAAACGAAAAAACTTAGTAAGAAAAACCCCAAATTCTGTCTTATGTAAAAAGAACCTAGTTCAGTTTTATCACTATTATTCATTACTAATGCTATTATCCAGCCAATCCAGTAAAAGTGAGAAATAATACCAATGTTTTTTCCTTCGCTCAATAATTCTTTCGCTTCATCAGCAAATTCAGACGCTTTTTCTTTTGCTTCACTAGCAAACTCGGAAGCCTTTTCCTTAGCCTCTTTTCCTAATTCTTTGGCATCATCTGCCAATTCACTAGCTTTTTGGCTTATTTTTTCTCCTGCTCTTTTTGCACTTTCTTTAGCATCACCTATCATATTATCTAGGTCGTCACTTAAATTTTTATTTTCTTCTGACATAATTCTTGTTTTTGATTAATAATTAGTTAGCTTTTAAAATTACTAAAAAACAAATCAAATTATTTGAACGCCTCATCAATTGGCTCCCATAATTCTATCTTATTGTTTTCATTGTCAAGTATCCAAGCAAACTTTCCGTACTCATATGTCTGTATGTCACCAACAATTGTTACACCTTCTTCTCTTAAAGTTTTTATAAGAGACACCAAATCTTCGACTCTGTAGTTAAACATAAAGTCTTTTTTTGAAGGTTCAAAATAGGTAGTGTCGTCTTTAAAAGGACTCCATTGTGTTGTGGCATCTTTGTTGTTTTTGTCTTTCCACCAAAAAGTGCTACCATAGTCATCTGTGTTAAAACCAAGATGTTTTTTGTACCAGTCTTTTGATGCTTTTGGATCTTTGGATTTAAAAAATAGACCACCAATTCCTGTGACGCGTTTTTTCATGATTTTATTTCTTTTTTATTGCAGTTTCGTATATGTCAATGTACTCTTCGCAAGTCATTTTTCTTACTAGTTCTCCGATTAAATCAAACGGAATTTCATCCATCTTTTTAAATCTAATACAACTTTTTCCCATATCTAATTTACGTTTGCAATGTTTGGGATATTCGTTTACAAACCAATCATGTAATTCGGGTTTTGCGTAAATACCACTATGATATAGATTTACTGAGTTTTTTTGTGATGCAAAACTCATAAATGGCAAAGGAATTTCAGGATTACAATGATAGCCATCTGGATAAACTGAATGTGGTACATAGTAACCTATCATTTTATAAATCATACCTTCCTCAAAATCTTTTGGTAAGTTATCGTTTATGACTTTTCGTAATTTTTTTAAAGTGTCTTGACGGTCTTCAGGAACTTGACTAATATAATCTTCTGGTGATGTTGATTCGTATTGCATTGTTAGATTGATTTAGTTTTTATTTACGTTGAAGGATTAATCCCGATATTAATGAAATAATCAAACCGATAATAAAAACAGTCAAGCTCATTAATACGAAATTGAATAATGGATTTCCAAAAAGTTCTTGTTGAGATTCTAGTTCTGCGACTTTAACTTTATAAGCTTCAGCAGGTAATTCTTTTTCAATTTTTTCTATGGAATATTTGTAATACTCCGTTGAGAATTCAGGGTTTATAACCTCAGTATAAATAATATTAATAAGTCCGAAAGTAAGTGAGGCTAATAAAGTGATTAAAAGTCCAATTTTTAGAGCCTTGCCAAAACTGATGACTCCATTGTTTTCTTTATCGCGATAGCTTTTAATTCCAAAGAAGACAAATGATAAGGATAATACTATGGTTGTGTATCCGAAAATTTCACTAGTTGAAAAATCCATTGCGTCTTCAAACAGAAAAGAAATCCCGAATAAAACAATTAGTAATAAACAGCTGTAACCGCCAAATTTAATGATTGTGCGTTTCATGATTTTTAGTTTAAGATTAGGTCACAAATCTATTGTCTTATAGCTGTTTTGGGGTCATACTAAAGTACCAAATAAACCTAACTTTGGTTTAAAAGTATGATTTTTTAAATAATTCTGAAGTTTTTTGCAAACTGGACAGCTTGGGTTCTTCGTTTGGCATTGAGCTTTAAAAGTAAATTAGAAACATGTGTTTTTACAGTGCTTTCTGAAACAAATAATTTTGCTGCAATTTCTTTATTAGATAGACCTTCGGAGATATGTTGTAGCACTTCATATTCACGAGTCGTAATTTCTAGAGCATTAATTTTATCGTAATCAATTTTGTCTTGAAGTGATTCAGTGCTTCTTTGATATTTTTTATTAATAAAAACGCCTATGACGAAAAATACAATGGCGATTACTGAAATAATAATTTCAATGGTAGTACTACCAGAGTAGATACTATATTTACTAAACTGAAACAGTAATAGCAAAGCCAAAATTAGTAATCCAAAAACAAGTATGGTTTTCTTCATACTATAAAATTAGCAAAATTTTGCTTTGATTCTATCTACGATAGTTTGGGCAAGCTTTTCTTTACTTTCAATGGTCCAACCGGCTACATGAGGCGTTAGGATAACATTATCTGCATTAATAAGATATTGAAATGCTTCTGGTAAATTTGATTTTTTGCCTTTTCGCATCCATCTATATTTTGGTTCTTCTATTTTGAATAAATTCTCGAATGATGACTTTTCATATTCTAATACATCTAAACCAGCGCCTAGAATTTTCTCAGAATTTAAAGCTGATACCAAATCTTCAGTCACAACGCTTTTACCACGAGCCGTATTAATTAGCCAAAATGATTTTTTAAAGCTGTTGATGAAGTCAGTATTAACCATATTTAAAGTCAATGGAGTTTGCGGTGTATGTAAACTCAACACATCTACTTTTTCTTGAAGTTTTTCCAATGATACTTGCGTACAATTTTCATCGCCAACATTTTCTTTTATATCATAACACATCACTTCTACATCAAATCCTCTTAGTTTTTTAGCAAAGGCTTTTCCCATATTTCCATAGCCAATTAAACCTATAGTTTTACCATCTAATTCTAATCCACGATTAGCTTCGCGCAACCATTTGCCTTGCCTTACTTCCTTATCTGATTTGTTTAGTTTATTTAATAACGAAAGAAGCATACCTAAAGCATGTTCACCGACAGCATTACGATTACCTTCTGGGGCGTTAAAAAGTGTTACACCTTTATCTTCGGCGTAATCACAATCTATATTCTCTAGACCAGCACCAACTCTGCCAATGAATTTTAAGTTTTTTGCAGCGTCTAAAAATGGTTTATCAATGCTAAAACGACTGCGTATAATAATTCCATGATAATCAATAATTTTAGCTTCAATCTCTTCTTTAGAAGACGTATAATCTTCATGATTGGTAAACCCTGAATCGTTAAGTTGATTGAGAAGTAATGGATGATTAGAATCGATGTGTAATATTTTCATATCCAAGGATATTCGGTTTGTGTCATCTCGTCTTGCACTTTCCCTGTATGAGCAGTGTCTAATTTTTCAAATAAAAGTAGATGTACTTCCTCATCATTCTTGGTTGATGGGTTATGTTCTACACCTTTTGGGACAACAATCATTTCTCCTTCTTTAACTATTTCTGTACGGTCACGAAACTGCATGTAAAGTGTCCCTTTGACTACTTGAAATAACTCGTCTTCGTTCTCATGGCTATGCCAAACAAATTCGCCTTTAATTTTTGCAAGAATTACTTGCATGTCATCTACTGTGGCAATACGGTGAGGATGCCATTGTTTTGAAAAAAGTTTGTGTTTGTCTTTGATGTTTATTGCTTTCATGTAGTAAAGTTACGAAAGCAGATGTAATTAAATACCCAGAATAAGTCTAGCTATCCAGAAATAAAGCAAAATTCCTAGGATATCATTACTAGTGGTAATAAAAGGACCAGTTGCTATTGCGGGGTCAATACCGCGCTTGTCTAAAAATAGAGGAACAAAAGTACCAATGAGACCAGCCATAATAATTACAGCTACGAGTGAAATAGAAATAGCAAAAGCGGTTTGAATTTCTCCTTTGATAGCCCATACAAAAAGAAATAGGAAAACTGCTAAAATAATACCGTTTAAAGCGGCTAGTAACATCTCTTTTATGAGACGATTATTTACGCTTCCTTTAACATCATCATTGGCTAGACCTTGAACAATAATGGCGCTAGATTGTACACCAACATTTCCTGCCATTGCCGCTATTAATGGTGTAAAGAAGAATAGAACAAATGCTTTTCCTGTGAAGGCATCTTTGAAACCTTCCATAATTATGAAAGCACCAATACCGCCGATGAGTCCTAAAAATAACCACGGTAAACGCGCTCTAGTTAGTTCAATAATACTATCATCTGCCTCGACGTCTTGTGTAATACCTGCTGCTAGTTGGTAATCTTTCTCAGCTTCTTCTTTAAGGACATCGACAATATCATCAATGGTAATTCTTCCCAGAAGTGTTTTTTCGTTATCAACAACAGGAATAGCTTCTAAATCATACTTTGCCATAACTTTAGCAACTTCTTCGACATCTTCATTCACATTGACAAAATCGACATTATCTTTTGCTATGTCTGCTATTCTTTCTTCACTTTTTGCAGTAATTAAATCTTTTAAAGATAAGCGACCAATTAGTTTTTCGTCCTTACTAACCACATAAATCGAATGTACTCTAGAAACATCTTTGGCTTGACCACGAATACGACGTAAACAACCTGCAACAGTCCATGTGCCATAAACTTTTACCAATTCTTTTGCCATAAGTCCACCGGCAGTATCTTCGTCATAAGCTAAAAGTTCTTGAATTTCGGCCTTGTGTTCTTCGTCTTCAATTTGCGATATAACGGCTTCTTGACGTTCTTCCGGAAGCTCAGCAATGATATCTGCAGCGTCATCGGTATCTAGTTCTTCAACTTCTTCGGCAATTTCTTTAGCAGAAAGATTTTCTAGTATTTTTTCACGAACATCCTCATCTAATTCGGTAAGAATATCAGATGTAGTTTCGCTATCTAAAAGTTTAATGATATATATAGCCTCTTCGAAATCAAGTTCATCTAAAATCTCGGCAATATCAGCGTAGTGAAACTCATTTAAAAGTGTTTTTAGCGCCTTATCATCATTACCAATGATTAGTGCTTTTACATTTTCTATGAGCTCATCAGTGAGCTGAAATTGTATGTTTTCTTGAAGTTCTTCCACCTTAGTTTTCGTCATTCTGAATTAAAGTGGTCAACTCAATAAATTGGTCTACACTCAATTGTTCTGGACGTTGTCCAAAGATAGTATTTGCTTTTAAATTATCGGAAAGATTAAAAACTTTTAAACTATTACGTAACGTTTTACGTCGTTGTTGGAAACCTGTTTTTACAACTCGGAAGAATAATTTTTCATCGCAAGGCAACGTATAATTCTCTTTTCGGGTTAATAGTAGCACGCCAGAGTCTACTTTTGGTGGAGGGTTAAAAACACTTGGCGGTACTGTAAAAAGGTATTCGGCATTATAAAACGCTTGCGTTAAAACAGATAGAATTCCGTAAACTTTATTACCTTCTTTTGAGCAAATGCGTAAGGCAACTTCTTTTTGAAACATTCCAGAGAATTCAGGAATTTGGTCTCGTATTTCCAAGGTTTTAAAAACAATTTGAGAAGAAATATTGTAAGGGAAATTACCAATAATTGCAAATGGTTTGCCCTTAAAAACTAAGTTGAGGTCGTACTTTAAAAAATCTTTTTCATAAATTCTATCCGAAAGATTTAGGTAATTATTTTTAAGATAATCTACAGATTCTGTATCTATCTCAACAACATGTGTTGTTGTATCTTTCTCTAGCAAATATTTAGTTAAAACACCCATTCCAGGACCAATTTCCAATACATCGTCATAGCTTTTTAGGGATAAAGTATCTGCTATTTTTTTAGCGATATTTTCATCCTTTAAAAAGTGTTGTCCTAGATGTTTTTTTGCTTTTACTGACATTAATTTTATTTAAAATTTACAGCGTAAGTATCAACGACTTCGAGTTCTGTTCGGAATGCTAGCATTTTGTCTGCAAACTTTTTTAAACCTTCTTGTCTTAATGCATCCGCATCTTCTTGATAATATCTGTCTAATGCTTCACGTGAATAGGATCGGTATTGAATTGAATATGTTTGTCCACCCATTTCTTCTTCTACCAAAACTCTAGAAAATGTTGCGCCGTCAAATTTTCCTGTAGCTAGTACCTTTGGAATGTGCGCTTTTATCCAAATAAGCCACTCGTCATGCGCAGAATCTTCAATGTTTACAGTTACGTTATAAATAATCATAGATGATAAATTCAATATTTAAATTACAAGGCTCAAAGGTAGCTCTTTTGGAATTTAATTTATCGTGTCTCCTCGAAGCATTCTGAATTTCTTTCGAGCTTCGACAAAATAAATACTGTCTTCGTGGTTAAAGATTATTTTTTTGTAAAGTGATTTAGCTTCTTCTGGCTTGTCAAGGTATAAATTATAGAGTTCTGCCAAATAGTAATAGGCATCGTCAATAAAAATATCTTCGCGATAGTCCGCTATAATCTTCTGATAGTTGGCTTCGGCTTTTTCAAATTGATTTAGCTTCTCATGAAGTTTTGCTTGTGTGAATAATGTTTCGTCTATAATGCTTTCACCATTATGTTCCATCAAAATTTTATCTAACAGTTTTATAGCATCACCAGTTTTATTCTGAAATGCCAGTAAGTCGGCCTTTGCGTAATATTTTAATGCAGTTTGCGTGGTATCGTCCCACTTGTTATCAGAGATCAAGAGTTTTAAATCCAGAGCATCATTGGCAATCAATTGTGAGGTGGATGCTTTTAAAACTTTTAGTTGAGATTCTGCCCAATCGAAATCGCCTTTATAATAGCTGGTCTTGGCAATTTTATAGGCAGCCTCTTGAGCAATGGTACTGTTTTTTAGGCTTGTTTTTATTTGTGTGTAAAAAATAAGAGCTTCATTAAATTTTTCTTGAAGGACCAAAATGTCAGCCAAACGTAATTTTACCAAACCTTCTTGAAAAGGCGAAATATCTAATTTGTAAGATTTTTTTAAAAAATCAGACGCCTCTTTAGGTTTGTTTAAATTGAAAGCCAAAAACTGTCCATAAGATAATTGTAAGGACAATGTAGATTCTAGTTTTCCAAAATCATTAAATAATGATAAATAGGTTTCATTAATTTTTTCTAACTCTTTTTGTGAAGCATTTTCGGCTTGAATTTCTAACAAAGATTGATGTGCTAAAAGCAAAATGTCTCTTTCTTGAGAAGTCTCGAGTATATAATTAAAAATGTCAGTAGCTGTCTCGATATCATCATCGTCTTTAGAAGTAATGGCTAAGTCTATAATCCTATCTAAGCTTTCAGGATTACGTTTGTAAAGTGCCTTTTCTTGAACAAAAGATTTGTTGTATTGTTTTTCTTGGACATACAACCAACTGAGCATTTCGTACCAATATGAGTCGGGACTAGATTGAATTTTTTTAAGTAATAAAACACGAAGTGATTTGTTATTCTCTGTGTCTTTATTTTCAGACACAAACTGGCTCAGATTTCGTTTAATATTGTTTAGTGCGTTGGGTTTAAATTCAACATAATCAATATAATTAGAAAACATGTTTTTTACATCGCCCAAATCTCCATAAATCCGAGCTAACTGAATACTAAAGTTTTTTTCGGGTAATAAATTAGTTGCCTTTTTATAGGCTTTTATGGCTTGTGGTAACAAGGAATGCTTCTCAAAACGTTGTCCAAGTCCATAGATGTATGTTGGTTTTTCGTCAATAGTACTTATTGCTTCTTGGTATAAGGTTTCAGCTTTTGAAATACTATCCATGAGTTGATAGTTATAACCAAGTTCAACAAGCATTATAGGTATTCTGGTTTTTTCGATACGTTTTTCTAAAAGTAATTTAGCATTCTCATATTGTTCTAGTTGCTGGTAAGTGCCCACCATCTTATATACATAAGTGTAAGAGTAAGGTTTGGCTTCATACAACTTTTTATAAGTCAATAATGCTTTTTGAAACTCACCACGATTGTAATAGCTGTCCGCTAAATCTAATTGTTTTTTGTCTGCACGTTGTGCTGTTGCAGGAGCAAATAGAAATAGTGCTATGGAGAAAAATAATATGTGCTTAATAGACGTCATAAGTTGTAAATATAACAAATGGCGCGTTTAGATATTGTAAATGGTATCATAAAAAAATGCCCAAGATCTCTTGAGCATTTTTATATAAAACATATAATGTCTAGCTTATAATATCAAAGCCAGTATAAGGAATCAAAACCTTAGGAATTTTAATACCATCCTCAGTTTGATAATTTTCGAGAATACTAGCTAAAATTCTTGGTAAAGCTAAAGAGCTTCCGTTTAAAGTATGTGCTAATTCATTTTTACCATTGCTATTTTTAAAACGCAGTTTTAATCGATTAGATTGGTAAGTTTCAAAATTAGATATAGAAGAAACTTCTAACCAACGCTCTTGCGCGCCAGAAAACACTTCAAAATCATAAGTCAACGCAGAAGCAAAGGTTAAGTCTCCTCCACAAAGTCTAAGAATTCTGTATGGTAATTTGAGTTCTTTTAAAATATCTTGAACATGAGATACCATATTGTCTAATGCTTCGTAAGATTTTGACGGATGTTCTACACGTATGATTTCCACCTTGTCAAATTGGTGTAAACGATTTAGACCACGTACATGCGCGCCATAACTTCCAGCTTCACGTCTAAAGCAAGGTGTATAGCCTGTAATCCCAATTGGTAAATCACCTTCATTAACGATGACATCTCTAAAAATATTTGTCCCAGGAACTTCTGCAGTTGGTATTAAATACAAATTGTCTTCTGTTACATGATACATTTGACCTTCTTTGTCAGGCAATTGACCAGTGCCAAAACCTGATGCCTCATTTACTAAGTGAGGTAATTGATATTCTGTATAACCAACACT
This DNA window, taken from Winogradskyella sp. PC-19, encodes the following:
- the serS gene encoding serine--tRNA ligase is translated as MLQVSHIRENSEGIIKLMAIRNLDAKPMIEDVLNFDEERRQLQTKLDATKAEMNSISKEIGNLFKSGQPEKANELKAKTSELKETIKTVEQELTEKSEALNTLLYKIPNVPNPIVPNGNSDEDNLETFRDGEMPKLYDGALPHWELAKKYDIIDFELGNKITGAGFPVYKGKGARLQRALIAYFLDKNTSVGYTEYQLPHLVNEASGFGTGQLPDKEGQMYHVTEDNLYLIPTAEVPGTNIFRDVIVNEGDLPIGITGYTPCFRREAGSYGAHVRGLNRLHQFDKVEIIRVEHPSKSYEALDNMVSHVQDILKELKLPYRILRLCGGDLTFASALTYDFEVFSGAQERWLEVSSISNFETYQSNRLKLRFKNSNGKNELAHTLNGSSLALPRILASILENYQTEDGIKIPKVLIPYTGFDIIS
- a CDS encoding tetratricopeptide repeat protein; this translates as MTSIKHILFFSIALFLFAPATAQRADKKQLDLADSYYNRGEFQKALLTYKKLYEAKPYSYTYVYKMVGTYQQLEQYENAKLLLEKRIEKTRIPIMLVELGYNYQLMDSISKAETLYQEAISTIDEKPTYIYGLGQRFEKHSLLPQAIKAYKKATNLLPEKNFSIQLARIYGDLGDVKNMFSNYIDYVEFKPNALNNIKRNLSQFVSENKDTENNKSLRVLLLKKIQSSPDSYWYEMLSWLYVQEKQYNKSFVQEKALYKRNPESLDRIIDLAITSKDDDDIETATDIFNYILETSQERDILLLAHQSLLEIQAENASQKELEKINETYLSLFNDFGKLESTLSLQLSYGQFLAFNLNKPKEASDFLKKSYKLDISPFQEGLVKLRLADILVLQEKFNEALIFYTQIKTSLKNSTIAQEAAYKIAKTSYYKGDFDWAESQLKVLKASTSQLIANDALDLKLLISDNKWDDTTQTALKYYAKADLLAFQNKTGDAIKLLDKILMEHNGESIIDETLFTQAKLHEKLNQFEKAEANYQKIIADYREDIFIDDAYYYLAELYNLYLDKPEEAKSLYKKIIFNHEDSIYFVEARKKFRMLRGDTIN